The segment TCCTTATGTAAAAAAAGTATATATAGATTATTTCAATCCTGACAATAAAGGTGATATTATTAGAATAACAAACTCTAGTAATAATCTTGAAGGGGCAGCTCTAAGATTTGAAATCAATAGAAAGCAAGGAATAACAGGAGGAATGATATTCTTAACTGAAAATTCTGAGGAAAACTTAAATGCAGCTAAAATCGATATTATAGAAAAAATTAATAATTTATAGATTTTAAAATTTTAAAGTAGTTGCTATAGTAAAAATTTAGTAGCTACTTTATTTTTTATTCTTAACAACGATTTTCCAAAAAAAGTAATTTTTTTAAAATTTTTGTAAAATCAATATTATATAATACATTTATAAAAGCGAAGAAAAGGAGAAATTTATATGGATAAAAAATTAATTTTATTATTTTCACACAAATTAACACCTCAACAATTAAAAGATGCAGAGGAGAAACTTAATTGTAAAGAGATCATATATCTAAATGAAGAACTATCTAAACTTTGGCAAAATATACTACCTGAAACAGATATTCAAGTTTTTAAAGATTTCTTAATGAAAAATGGAAAAGCTGGAGATTATGTTTTAATACAGGGAGAATGGGGAACAGTATATAATATGGTGAATTTTGCTAAAGAAAAAAATATGATTCCTATATATTCAAGTACAGCGAGAAAAGTTGTAGAGGAGAAAAGTAGTTCAGAAAATCAAGTTATAAAAACATCTGTTTTTGAGCATAGAGGATTCTATAGATATTAAAATTTGCTTTTTTACAATTCTCTAATACTTTCTTTTAATAATAAAAAAACCTCTTTTGATATTTAACCAAATGAGGTTTTTTATTTTTATATTTCATAAAAACTAGAAATCAAATATATGCTTTAAAACTATCTCTTTCTTTTGTGAATATTTTATATCATATTTTTTATCTAATTTTAAATACTTAAAAAAATTATGATATTTAGTTAAAAAATTATTTAATATCTCATTATCTTTTTCATTGAAATCCTTTATAAAAATATCATTCCCACCAAAAAATTCATATTTATCTTTTGATATATATGGAGCTACTTCTTTTTCCCATAACTCAAAAAATTTTTTTTGTCGTCTTCTTGAATCAGATATCATAACTCGATGTATAGTTTCATCTTTTAAATATAAAGGGTTTAATTCTATAATATCATCATAAGCAAATCTTATTTTATCAATAGATTTTTCTATATGAAAATGTCCACAATACCATTTTTTATACTTTAATTTATCTTCTATCTTTTGTAGCCACTCTTCAGTAGAAGTATCTATCTTATCAAGATCAATAGTACTAGATAATCTTTCTATTGGACGATATTTAAAAGGACAAGTGTGACTAAAAATTAAATCTATACTCCAATTAGTGCTTTCTAACTGATCTTCAACATACTTTTTAATTCTTTCATTAGGTTGTTCATTACTAAACCATTTCCAATTATTTGTAAGCCGATAGTATTTATCTGTACTATATGCCCCTCCTATTGCCATACATTTAAGTCCATCAAAGTTATAGATTTCTCCATCTTTTGCAAAAACTATATTATCAAATTCCTCTTCCATATATACTTTTGCTCCAAACTTTTCAACTTCTCTATATGTTGCAATAGCAAAAGGACGTTGTTCATGGTTACCATGAATACAAAATAGAGTTATTGGAAGTTTGCTAAGTGAATGTTTTACAGACCAATCTTTTATTCCAACATAAAAATTTATTCCAACATCTCCAAGAATGATTATAACATCATCTTTAGTTGTATTATTTTCTTTACAAAACTTTTTTATTTCATTGAAATTTCTATGTTTATCTCCAGTAATATAGATCATTTTACCCTCCAAATTTTAAAACTATAAATAAAAAAGCTACCCTATACATTTTTTATTTTTTTAACATTAATCATAGATGTTGAAATCTCTTTAATCTTTTTTATAGCTAATTGGATATATTTTTCATTTACTCCTTTATCCTCAATCTTGTATATCTCTTTTACAAGTGAGAATAGTTCTGGAAAATATTCAATATTAGTTTTATTTATAAGAGTCTTTATTTTCTTTTCTGAAAGTATACAAGATAACTCCTCTTGTTCATTTAACACCTCTAAAACCCTATCAATAATCTCTGTTGGGTATTTAGCTTTTTTCATATATGATCTTAATTCACTTTCAGCTAAGCTGTTTTTTCTAAAATGAAGACGGAAAAAATCATATTGTCCTCTCAACAACATCAATACTCTTTTTTTTATAATAGCAGAACAATCTACATTTTTTAAAGCAGTTGTTATCTCTTTATCAGTTTCTAAACTATTTTTCTCTCCCATTAATTTTTCATATGTTGGATATAAAGATAGAGCTGTTTCTACAATATTTGGTTCTTTAAAATCAGAAAGTAAAAGTTGTTTTATTGTTAAAGTTGTCTTTTTTGCAATAGGAATTTCAAAGTTTAGAAGATTTAATTTAGCTAAAATTTCAATAGCTTTCTCTTTATTTTCAAGAAAAACCATTTTATCAATCTCATTCTTTATTCTTCTACTATCAACCCTAAATAAAAGTGGTGCATATTTCTTCATAGCTTTAAAACTTTCTTCCTCTATAATATTAAAATCTTTAACAGCATATATTCTTATAGCTCTAAAAATTCTAACTGGATCCTCTATAACAGTTTTAATTGGGTTCCCTACAAATCTTATAACTTTATTTTCTAAATCTTGGAAAGCATAGGGATTAGCATAAAATTTCTCTCCGTCAAAAGCAATAGCATTTATAGTCAAATCTCTTCTTTCTAAATCTTGATAAATTTTTTCATCATCTGGAATTGATTCACTATACTGCATTCCTGTTATCTGATAAAATATATTTTTATACTTTATCTGAGTTACCTTTAATTTACTATGAATTGATATTGGTCTATACTTCTTAAAAATATCCATGATATAAAGTTGTCCAACAGTTGTACAGAAATCACAATCGTTAGGTTTAATTCCTAAAAGATGATCTCTTACATATCCACCTACTATATACCCCTTTCCATATTGTTGCAAAGTATTTAATATATATCTAATATCTTCATTGATTTCTATTTCTTCTTTTAAAAAATCCACAAAATCACCACTTTAATATCTTTTTTATTAATAATATTATATGCTATATAATTTTTAATTACAAGTTATAGAAACAAATTTAATAATAATTTACACTTGAAAATAATGTATAAGTGATAAAATAAGTAAAAATTTAGTTGTTGAATTTTAGAAAAGAGAGTATTATATAACTAATCTTCAAGATTTAGAAAAATTGAAAAAAGTAACAAAAGTTAAAAAAATAAGTATAATAAATATATAAAATAATGATAACCTTGATTTTTTAAGGATTCGCTATTATCAACACAAGGAGAATAATATAAAAAATGAAGAGATATTATTCCTTAGATAATTATTTCAAAAATACCTTTGGAGAAAAAATATATAAAGTTTCTCTAGATGGGGGATTTACATGTCCCAATAGAGATGGAACTCTCAGCACAAAAGGTTGCATATTTTGTAGCGAAAGTGGAAGTGGAGATTTTGCAGGGAGCAGAGGAAAGAGCATAAATGATCAAATTGAGGAGCAATTAAAACTTATTGAAAGAAAATTCCCAACTGGTAAAGTTATTGCCTACTTTCAAAATTTTACAAATACTTATGGAGATGTGGAATATCTAAGAAAGATATATTATGAGGCTCTAGCCCATCCAAGAGTAATGGGGTTAGCCATTGCCACTAGACCAGATTGTTTACAAGATAAAGTAATAGATTTGTTAGATGAGATTAATAAAAAACATTTCTTATGGGTAGAGTTAGGGTTGCAGACTATTAATGAGGAGGTTGCAAAAATAATAAATAGACAATACCCTCTCTCTACATATATAGAAGCTACAAAAAAATTAAACTCTAAAAATATTAAGTTTGTTACTCATATAATTATAGGATTGCCATATGAAAAAGAAGATGATCCATTAAACACAGCTATATTTTCTGAAAAGTGTGGAACATGGGGAGTAAAAATTCATCTTTTACATATTATAAAAAATACACGTTTAGAGGAATTTTATAATAACAACGAAATAAAAATTCAAAAAAAAGAAGAATATGTGAAAAAAACAGTTAAAATTTTAGAGAATTTGTCGTATAATATAGTTATACATAGATTAACTGGGGATGGAAATAAAGAAACTTTAATCTCTCCTCTATGGAGTTTGAATAAAAGAGATGTTTTAAATTCTATAGAAAAAGAGTTGAAGAGTCAGAATATATATCAAGGAGATGGACATAAATCATGGGAATAATTATTAAATTAAATGCTATGAAAAATCAGTTAACGTCAATAGAAAAGAAAATCGCTGAGTATATATTAGAAGATCCAGAAAGAATAAAAAATCTAAACACCTATGAAATTGCTAAAAATTGTGATACAAGCCAAGCATCTATTGTCAGATTTTCTAAAAAACTAGGATTTTCAGGCTTTCCAGATTTTAAACTTTCATTGAGTCAAGATATTGGAAATAGAAAAGCTGAATCTCATGTTAATATAATGCATGAAGAGCTAAAATCAACAGACTCTTTTGAAATTATTGGAAAAAAAGTTGCTACTGAAAATATTAGAGCAGTAAACAACACATATGAGATTACAGATTTTAATGAGTTAGAAAAAGCTGTCCAAGCTATTAATAATGCAAGAAAAATTATGCTTGTAGGTGTGGGTTTCTCTGGAATAGTAGCAAGGGATTTTTATTTTAAATTGATGGAACTTGGAAAGGTTGCCTCTTTTGAAAATGATAGTCATATGCAATTAAGTTATCTATCTACCATGAATGAAAATGATATTCTTTTTGTTATATCCCACAGTGGAAAAACTCTAGAACTTTTTAATCTTGCAAAGGTTGCTAAAAACAAAGGAATAAAAATTATAACTTTGACAAGTGTAGCAAGTAACCCTATTAGAGAGTTAGGAGATATAAAATTAAGTACAGTTGAGATGAAAAGTGATTTCAGAGCCACTGCTCTATCACCTAGAATATCACAACTTACTGTTATAGATATGATATATATAAAATTAATGTTGGAAAATGAAAATTTACAAGATTATATTTTTAATGCTATTGAGCTTGTAAAAGATTCAAAGCTTTAATTTAACAAGGCTAAAAGTAGAGATCTACTTAATTAAATAAAAAAATTAATTTGGAGGAAAAATTATGAGAGTTGTTATCACAGACAAAAATGTTGGAGATTGGGCAGCAGTATATGTAGCTAGAAAAATCAATGAATTTAAACCTACAAAAGAAAGACCATTTGTACTAGGACTACCTACTGGAGGAACTCCATTAGAAATGTACAAAAGACTTATTCAATTAAATAAAGATGGAATTGTTTCTTTTGAAAATGTTGTTACTTTTAACATGGACGAATATGTTGGACTTGCTCCAGATAACGATCAAAGCTACCACCACTATATGTTCTCTAATTTCTTCAATCACATTGATATTCCTAAAGAAAATGTAAATATTCTTAATGGACTTGCTGAAGATTATGAAGCTGAATGTCAAAGATATGAAGATAAAATCAAATCTTATGGAGGAATCCACCTATTCTTAGGAGGAATCGGACCAGATGGACACATTGCTTTCAACGAACCAGGATCTTCTCTATCTTCAAGAACAAGAGATAAAGAACTTACTATGGATACAATAGTTGCAAATGCTAGATTCTTCAATGGAGATATCAATGCAGTTCCTAAATTAGCTCTTACTGTAGGAGTTGGAACAATCCTTGATGCTAAAGAAGTTTTAATAATGGTTACTGGATTAAACAAAGCAAGAGCATTACAACATGGAATTGAAGAAGGAGTAAACCACATGTGGACAATTTCAGCTCTTCAACTTCATAGAAAAGGAATTATCGTTTCTGACGAAGCTGCTTGTTCTGAACTAAAAGTTGCTACTTACAGATACTTCAAAGATATTGAAAAAAATAACCTAGATACAGATAAATTATTAGCTGATCTATACGCTGAAAAAAGATAATTATATAATATAAAGGGGTAGCATTTGGCTACCCTTTTATATATCTATTTTTTTAAAGAAAGTAAAAGTAAATCTATTGTCTCTTTTAACTCCTCTAATTTTTCTACTAATTCTTCATCATAATCTAAATCCTTATTTTCATCTTCTTCATCTTCAAAAACTTCAATATTCTCATTTTCTTCTTCTCTATCAAAATTAAAAAAATCCATTAAAAATATAGGAACTCCTGCGAAAGCAAAAATAATAAATATTACACAGAGATGGACAGATTCTAATCCAGCTATTTTAATCTCTTTTCTACTTTTAAAATATAGATAAATAAAAGAAAAAATTCCACCCCATAACCAAACTGATATCATTGTTGATATTTTAACCATCTTTACCCCTTTTTTTATGTTATAAAAATTTATGAAAATTGATAATATACTAGCTGAGAGGACTCTTAAAGATTAATCTTATCTTAACTTCCATTATCTCAGATTTAAAAGCAATCTTAAAACTGTATTCTGTATACTAAACTCTAAAAAACTAAATACTATAACCTTTAAACTACAAGCTAAACACTGAAATCTTAATTCCTATATTCTATTAAGGAATAGGATTTTTCTCTTCCAAAACTTTTAAAACAAAAGTTTTTATAGCTTTTTTTGGCTATATATTACTTATTTTTCTTTTTTTATTAATCAGACAACAATATGCAAATCTCTCTGATCAGATTAATTTAAAGCAGTTCAGTATATTATCAATTATATTTTAATCTAAAACTATATCAAGAGTGTGTTTTACATTGGCGATATTTAATTGAGTATTAATTCCTTGGTAAAATTCCTCTCTCAATTCCTTTTCCTTTTCTAGTTCAGCTTTTAGATCAAAAGCCTCTTCTATAACTGGACGATATGCCTCTCTTCTCTCAATAAGTTTTTCAGAAATAGCAGTACTTCCTAAGGATTTATTTGAACCATAAATAATTTTCTCTAACTCCTTAACTTCATTTTCTTGCACATATTTTAATTCCTCTTCCTTTTCAACTAAAAGAGAGAGATTGTTTTCAAGTAAATCTATAATAAAATCATCAGATTTTTTCAGTTTTTCCAGAGCCTCTGCAATAGTAAAGCTACTTTCCCCAACAGTTATAGTTGTTGTGGCATTGAATTCTAATATAGCTTGTCTTATTCTATTTCTATTTTTTACTAATTGCTTATAGCTTTGATAAAGAGCATTAACCTCTTCTAAGTGTTTTTTTGCCTTTTCCTTATCATATCTAATAGCAGTATCTGCACAATATAAATCAGTACTATTTAATTCCTTTTCTTTTTTCTCTATTTTCTTATTGTATAATTTAACTTCTCCTAACCATTCCATTACAGTTTTTTCCATTAAAATCACCTCTTAGATTTTTCTTAACTAGAATATATCACATAAACGTAAAATTGTAAAGTAAAATGTAAAATTTTATTTTAAATTGATTTTTTTACAATAAAATGATAATATATTTTTATGAAGATAAGAGAATTTTTAAAGAGATATAAATTAACATTAAAAGAATTAGCAG is part of the uncultured Fusobacterium sp. genome and harbors:
- a CDS encoding TIGR01212 family radical SAM protein (This family includes YhcC from E. coli K-12, an uncharacterized radical SAM protein.); the encoded protein is MKRYYSLDNYFKNTFGEKIYKVSLDGGFTCPNRDGTLSTKGCIFCSESGSGDFAGSRGKSINDQIEEQLKLIERKFPTGKVIAYFQNFTNTYGDVEYLRKIYYEALAHPRVMGLAIATRPDCLQDKVIDLLDEINKKHFLWVELGLQTINEEVAKIINRQYPLSTYIEATKKLNSKNIKFVTHIIIGLPYEKEDDPLNTAIFSEKCGTWGVKIHLLHIIKNTRLEEFYNNNEIKIQKKEEYVKKTVKILENLSYNIVIHRLTGDGNKETLISPLWSLNKRDVLNSIEKELKSQNIYQGDGHKSWE
- the nagB gene encoding glucosamine-6-phosphate deaminase, which gives rise to MRVVITDKNVGDWAAVYVARKINEFKPTKERPFVLGLPTGGTPLEMYKRLIQLNKDGIVSFENVVTFNMDEYVGLAPDNDQSYHHYMFSNFFNHIDIPKENVNILNGLAEDYEAECQRYEDKIKSYGGIHLFLGGIGPDGHIAFNEPGSSLSSRTRDKELTMDTIVANARFFNGDINAVPKLALTVGVGTILDAKEVLIMVTGLNKARALQHGIEEGVNHMWTISALQLHRKGIIVSDEAACSELKVATYRYFKDIEKNNLDTDKLLADLYAEKR
- a CDS encoding metallophosphoesterase, producing the protein MIYITGDKHRNFNEIKKFCKENNTTKDDVIIILGDVGINFYVGIKDWSVKHSLSKLPITLFCIHGNHEQRPFAIATYREVEKFGAKVYMEEEFDNIVFAKDGEIYNFDGLKCMAIGGAYSTDKYYRLTNNWKWFSNEQPNERIKKYVEDQLESTNWSIDLIFSHTCPFKYRPIERLSSTIDLDKIDTSTEEWLQKIEDKLKYKKWYCGHFHIEKSIDKIRFAYDDIIELNPLYLKDETIHRVMISDSRRRQKKFFELWEKEVAPYISKDKYEFFGGNDIFIKDFNEKDNEILNNFLTKYHNFFKYLKLDKKYDIKYSQKKEIVLKHIFDF
- a CDS encoding MurR/RpiR family transcriptional regulator, with the translated sequence MGIIIKLNAMKNQLTSIEKKIAEYILEDPERIKNLNTYEIAKNCDTSQASIVRFSKKLGFSGFPDFKLSLSQDIGNRKAESHVNIMHEELKSTDSFEIIGKKVATENIRAVNNTYEITDFNELEKAVQAINNARKIMLVGVGFSGIVARDFYFKLMELGKVASFENDSHMQLSYLSTMNENDILFVISHSGKTLELFNLAKVAKNKGIKIITLTSVASNPIRELGDIKLSTVEMKSDFRATALSPRISQLTVIDMIYIKLMLENENLQDYIFNAIELVKDSKL
- the csx20 gene encoding CRISPR-associated protein Csx20, with the translated sequence MDKKLILLFSHKLTPQQLKDAEEKLNCKEIIYLNEELSKLWQNILPETDIQVFKDFLMKNGKAGDYVLIQGEWGTVYNMVNFAKEKNMIPIYSSTARKVVEEKSSSENQVIKTSVFEHRGFYRY